The following are encoded in a window of Algiphilus aromaticivorans DG1253 genomic DNA:
- a CDS encoding FAD-dependent monooxygenase, producing MSAVDCDVAVVGGGLVGASAALAMSRAGLSTVMIEPVPVAPAEPAPDERCIGLNAASVVILKDLGVWSHIEGEAAPIRSTLVNEAGRLGSARFSAADAGLEALGYNTPLRAVHAALLDALKATDAELRHGAAVAAMQAEDDAASLQLDDGSSLRARLVVACDGTDSPLRAAAGIPTEAFDYGQTALVSTVDVQRDHGGCAWERFLPGGPLAVLPRGERRCTLVWTQAHGDTTVTATLKDEAFCAAVQKAFGSRLGSFSNPGRRMRWPLRRVVATRITAPRLLLAGNAAQTLHPVAAQGFNLGLRDCAAAAAVAASASDPGGESALSRYAELRAEDREATIAFTDRLVRIFSNRWPGLAGLRHLGLTGLGVLPAAHREVMLQNLGLPALARLRAAS from the coding sequence ATGAGCGCGGTCGACTGCGACGTCGCCGTCGTCGGCGGCGGACTGGTCGGCGCCTCGGCGGCGCTGGCGATGTCGCGGGCCGGTCTATCGACGGTGATGATCGAGCCGGTGCCCGTCGCGCCGGCCGAGCCGGCGCCGGACGAGCGCTGCATCGGCCTGAACGCGGCCAGCGTCGTCATCCTCAAAGATCTCGGCGTCTGGTCACATATCGAAGGCGAAGCCGCCCCCATTCGCAGCACCCTCGTCAACGAGGCCGGCCGGTTGGGCAGCGCGCGTTTTTCCGCGGCCGATGCCGGGCTGGAGGCGCTGGGCTACAACACGCCGCTGCGCGCCGTGCACGCCGCGCTGCTCGACGCCCTCAAGGCCACCGACGCCGAGCTGCGCCACGGTGCTGCGGTGGCCGCGATGCAGGCAGAAGACGATGCCGCATCGCTGCAACTCGACGATGGAAGTTCGCTGCGCGCGCGGCTGGTGGTGGCCTGCGATGGCACCGACTCTCCGCTGCGTGCGGCCGCCGGAATCCCGACCGAGGCCTTCGACTACGGCCAGACCGCGCTGGTGTCCACTGTCGATGTGCAGCGCGATCATGGCGGCTGTGCCTGGGAGCGCTTTCTGCCCGGCGGACCGCTGGCGGTGCTGCCGCGCGGCGAGCGGCGCTGCACGCTGGTCTGGACGCAGGCGCACGGCGATACGACTGTCACTGCAACGCTGAAGGATGAGGCCTTCTGCGCGGCCGTGCAGAAGGCCTTCGGCTCGCGCCTGGGAAGCTTCTCGAATCCCGGCCGACGCATGCGCTGGCCGCTGCGGCGGGTGGTGGCCACGCGCATCACCGCGCCGCGCCTGCTGCTGGCCGGCAACGCCGCGCAGACGCTGCATCCGGTGGCTGCGCAGGGCTTCAACCTGGGCCTGCGTGACTGTGCGGCGGCCGCTGCGGTGGCTGCCAGCGCCAGTGACCCGGGCGGCGAGAGCGCGCTGTCGCGCTACGCCGAGCTGCGCGCCGAGGACCGCGAAGCCACCATCGCATTCACCGACCGGCTGGTGCGCATATTCTCGAATCGCTGGCCCGGTCTCGCCGGTCTGCGGCATCTGGGGCTGACCGGGCTGGGGGTTCTGCCCGCGGCACACCGCGAGGTCATGCTGCAGAACCTGGGCCTGCCGGCTTTGGCGCGGCTGCGGGCGGCGTCATGA
- a CDS encoding aminopeptidase P N-terminal domain-containing protein → MSHFQAPPELTAEDFAARRRALAERVGEEGVVILPANREQQRNRDVHFPFRQDSDFLWLTGFPEPDAIAVFAPGRSEGELALFVRDRDPEREIWEGRRFGTDGACAHFGADEAHCLDDFEERLPKLLAGRRNVHMQLGDRPELDAEVTACVQRMREMSRRGPPAPEAFLGLDTSLHELRLHKSEAELAHMRYAARVSALAHAAAMRAAVPGVFEWQLAAEIHAVFGRHDMEPGYGSIVAGGANACVLHYVSNRDRIDDGQLVLIDAGGEYRGYTADITRTFPVSGSFSAEQASVHDIVYAAQQEAIAKVRAGEPVAAMHEAATRVLVQGMVDLGWLSGEIDGLIEQGAQRRFFPHGTGHWLGLDVHDVGRYRVDGESRAFAPGMVTTVEPGLYVQPDDDGVDARWRGIGVRIEDNVLVTEDEPEVLTDDLPGSRSAIEALMAAVRE, encoded by the coding sequence ATGAGCCATTTCCAGGCGCCGCCCGAGCTGACCGCCGAGGATTTCGCTGCGCGCCGGCGTGCGCTCGCCGAGCGCGTGGGCGAAGAGGGTGTCGTCATTCTCCCTGCCAATCGCGAGCAGCAGCGCAACCGCGACGTGCACTTTCCCTTTCGGCAGGACAGCGACTTCCTCTGGCTGACCGGCTTTCCCGAGCCCGACGCCATCGCCGTGTTCGCGCCTGGCCGCAGCGAAGGCGAGCTGGCGCTCTTCGTGCGCGACCGCGACCCCGAGCGCGAGATCTGGGAAGGTCGGCGTTTCGGTACCGACGGCGCCTGCGCGCATTTCGGCGCCGACGAGGCGCACTGCCTGGACGACTTCGAGGAGCGGCTTCCCAAACTGCTCGCGGGCCGCCGCAATGTCCACATGCAGCTGGGCGACCGGCCCGAGCTGGACGCCGAGGTCACCGCCTGCGTGCAGCGCATGCGCGAGATGTCACGGCGCGGGCCGCCGGCCCCGGAGGCTTTCCTCGGTCTCGACACCAGCCTGCACGAGCTGCGCCTGCACAAGTCCGAGGCCGAGCTTGCACACATGCGCTATGCCGCACGCGTCTCGGCGCTGGCGCATGCCGCGGCGATGCGCGCGGCCGTGCCGGGCGTCTTCGAGTGGCAGCTCGCCGCCGAAATCCACGCCGTATTCGGCCGGCACGACATGGAGCCGGGTTACGGCAGCATCGTTGCCGGTGGCGCCAATGCCTGCGTGTTGCACTACGTATCGAACAGAGATCGCATCGACGACGGCCAGCTGGTGCTCATCGACGCCGGCGGCGAATACCGCGGCTATACCGCGGACATCACGCGCACCTTCCCGGTCAGCGGCAGTTTCTCCGCCGAGCAGGCGTCGGTGCACGACATCGTCTATGCCGCGCAGCAGGAAGCTATCGCCAAGGTGCGCGCCGGTGAGCCGGTGGCCGCCATGCACGAGGCCGCCACGCGTGTGCTGGTGCAGGGCATGGTCGATCTCGGCTGGCTGTCCGGCGAGATCGACGGCCTCATCGAGCAGGGCGCCCAGCGTCGCTTCTTCCCGCACGGCACCGGCCACTGGCTGGGGCTGGATGTGCACGACGTCGGGCGCTATCGGGTCGACGGTGAGTCGCGCGCCTTCGCGCCGGGCATGGTCACCACGGTCGAGCCGGGGCTCTACGTGCAGCCGGACGACGACGGCGTGGACGCGCGCTGGCGCGGCATCGGCGTGCGCATCGAGGACAATGTGCTGGTCACCGAAGATGAACCAGAGGTGCTCACCGACGATCTGCCCGGCAGCCGCTCGGCCATCGAGGCGTTGATGGCCGCGGTGCGCGAATGA
- a CDS encoding UPF0149 family protein — MSETLSMEALARALRGAGLAAEPAQYHGALCGVLCTRPAKEIDPLTILDEEREAAEADALPEASKTLHDLRETVAAELAEGGAGLTLLLPDDEGHSLEQRTRALAMWCDGFLFGIARSGSLDLDKASDEVREAISDITQFTRATIEGGDDLETEEGAYAELVEYLRVVVQLIHLECRNAPANAGPRMH, encoded by the coding sequence ATGTCCGAAACGCTGTCCATGGAAGCGCTGGCCCGGGCCCTGCGGGGCGCCGGTCTGGCTGCCGAGCCCGCGCAGTATCACGGCGCGCTCTGCGGGGTGCTGTGCACCCGTCCCGCCAAGGAGATCGATCCGCTGACGATCCTCGACGAGGAGCGCGAGGCGGCGGAAGCCGACGCGCTGCCCGAGGCCAGCAAGACGCTGCACGATCTGCGCGAGACGGTGGCTGCGGAACTCGCCGAGGGTGGTGCCGGCCTGACCTTGCTGCTGCCCGACGACGAGGGGCACAGCCTGGAGCAGCGTACGCGCGCGCTGGCGATGTGGTGCGACGGCTTCCTCTTCGGCATCGCGCGCAGCGGCTCGCTCGATCTCGACAAGGCCTCCGACGAAGTGCGCGAGGCAATCAGCGACATCACGCAGTTCACGCGCGCCACCATCGAAGGCGGCGACGACCTCGAGACCGAGGAGGGCGCCTACGCCGAGCTCGTCGAGTATCTGCGCGTGGTCGTGCAGCTCATTCATCTCGAATGCCGGAATGCGCCCGCCAACGCCGGCCCGCGCATGCACTAG
- the argE gene encoding acetylornithine deacetylase has translation MSKIPALPELLQRLVAAPSVSSEHPAHDMGNLSVVHLLAEWLEALGFAVEILPLPGRTDKANLIATLGRGPGGLVLAGHTDTVPFDAQGWASEPFDLAERDGAYYGLGICDMKGFIGMAVEAAAAFAEQDLAQPLILLATADEESGMDGARALVAAGKPKARHAVIGEPTGLRPVRLHKGILMDSLHIHGHAGHSSRPDLGANAIRGMHQVLGALVAHDAGFAHRCGGHGFAIDHPTMNLGCIEGGDSANRIPAHCRLDVDLRFGPGEDMQALRTAMREAAAAGLSEVGCRFEAQTLFDGIPAFETAAEAAIVRACEQLTGHSAEAVDFATEGPFLNRLGMDTVILGPGDITVAHQPDEHLPLDRIKPTQKLLRELIARFCLESG, from the coding sequence ATGTCCAAGATCCCCGCGCTGCCCGAGCTGCTGCAACGGCTCGTCGCCGCGCCCTCGGTCTCCAGCGAGCATCCCGCCCACGACATGGGGAATCTCTCCGTCGTGCATCTGCTCGCCGAGTGGCTGGAGGCTCTCGGCTTCGCCGTCGAAATCCTGCCCCTGCCGGGGCGAACGGACAAGGCGAATCTGATCGCCACGCTCGGTCGCGGTCCGGGCGGGCTGGTGCTCGCCGGCCATACCGATACCGTACCCTTCGACGCGCAGGGCTGGGCCAGCGAGCCCTTCGACCTCGCCGAACGCGACGGCGCCTACTACGGGCTCGGCATCTGCGACATGAAGGGCTTCATCGGCATGGCCGTGGAGGCCGCCGCGGCCTTCGCTGAGCAGGATCTGGCGCAACCGCTGATCCTGCTCGCCACCGCCGACGAAGAATCCGGCATGGACGGCGCGCGCGCATTGGTCGCCGCCGGCAAGCCCAAGGCACGCCACGCCGTCATCGGCGAGCCCACCGGCCTGCGCCCGGTGCGGCTGCACAAGGGCATTCTCATGGACTCGTTGCACATCCACGGCCACGCCGGACATTCCTCGCGCCCGGATCTGGGCGCCAACGCGATCCGCGGCATGCATCAGGTGCTGGGCGCGCTGGTCGCGCACGACGCCGGCTTCGCGCACCGCTGCGGCGGCCACGGCTTCGCCATCGATCATCCGACGATGAATCTGGGTTGCATCGAGGGCGGCGACTCGGCCAACCGCATCCCGGCGCACTGCCGGCTGGATGTCGATCTGCGCTTCGGTCCCGGCGAGGATATGCAGGCGCTGCGCACAGCCATGCGCGAGGCCGCGGCGGCCGGCCTGAGCGAGGTCGGCTGCCGCTTCGAGGCACAGACGCTGTTCGACGGCATCCCCGCCTTCGAGACCGCGGCCGAGGCCGCCATCGTGCGCGCCTGCGAACAGCTCACCGGCCACAGCGCCGAGGCGGTGGACTTCGCCACCGAAGGCCCCTTCCTGAACCGGCTCGGCATGGACACGGTCATCCTCGGCCCCGGCGACATCACGGTGGCGCATCAGCCCGACGAGCATCTGCCGCTGGATCGCATCAAGCCAACGCAGAAACTGCTGCGCGAGCTGATTGCGCGCTTCTGCCTGGAAAGCGGATAA
- the argA gene encoding amino-acid N-acetyltransferase: MTTEASPQSFVSALRAAAPYVHAHHGRVFVLCFGGEAVSAADFDALIYDIALLHSLGVQLVLVHGARPQISAEIARSGLEARFHGNLRITDRPTLDCVTRAVGALRSDIEARLSTSLASTPMGGARLRTAGGNWVTARPVGVRDGVDLEHTGEVRRVDAATMREALAARQIVLLSPLGYSPSGEIFNLRAEDVATAAATALRADKLVFVTPGEPRAWPLAEIAGDAGQIPASEARALLNDSGERLAALDADYIRSAVTACTAGVARVHLIGHAEDGAVLRELYTRDGAGLFVHADDAYETTRAATIDDIGGILALIAPLETDGKLVPRSREQLELEIEHFAVTKRDGLVIACAALLPLGDGSAAELACVAVHAEYRGGGRAAALLAHLETRARRQGIASIFALTTAAPHWFIEHGFAKTAPDALPVARRELYNYQRNSLVLQKTIPA, from the coding sequence ATGACCACCGAGGCCTCACCGCAAAGCTTTGTCAGCGCGCTGCGCGCAGCCGCGCCGTATGTGCATGCGCACCACGGCCGCGTCTTCGTGCTGTGCTTCGGCGGCGAAGCCGTATCGGCAGCGGATTTCGACGCGCTGATCTACGACATCGCGCTGCTGCACAGCCTGGGCGTGCAGCTGGTGCTGGTGCATGGCGCGCGCCCGCAGATCAGCGCCGAGATCGCGCGCAGCGGGCTGGAGGCGCGCTTTCACGGCAATCTGCGCATCACCGATCGGCCGACGCTGGATTGCGTGACGCGGGCCGTGGGCGCGCTGCGCAGCGACATCGAGGCACGGCTGTCGACCAGCCTGGCGAGCACGCCCATGGGCGGCGCGCGCCTGCGCACGGCCGGCGGCAACTGGGTGACGGCGCGGCCGGTGGGCGTGCGCGACGGCGTCGACCTGGAGCATACCGGCGAAGTGCGGCGCGTCGACGCCGCCACCATGCGCGAGGCACTGGCCGCGCGGCAGATCGTGCTGCTGTCGCCGCTCGGTTATTCGCCGTCGGGCGAGATCTTCAATCTGCGCGCCGAGGATGTCGCCACGGCCGCTGCCACCGCGCTGCGTGCCGACAAGCTGGTTTTCGTCACGCCCGGCGAGCCCAGGGCCTGGCCACTGGCCGAGATCGCCGGCGACGCCGGCCAGATTCCGGCCAGCGAAGCGCGCGCGCTGCTGAACGACAGCGGCGAGCGACTGGCCGCGCTGGATGCCGACTACATCCGCAGTGCGGTCACCGCCTGTACGGCCGGTGTGGCGCGCGTGCATCTCATCGGCCACGCCGAGGACGGGGCGGTGCTGCGCGAGCTCTACACACGCGACGGCGCCGGACTCTTCGTGCACGCCGACGATGCCTACGAGACGACGCGCGCGGCGACCATCGACGATATCGGCGGCATCCTGGCGCTGATCGCGCCGCTGGAAACCGACGGCAAGCTGGTGCCGCGCTCGCGCGAGCAGCTGGAGCTGGAGATCGAGCATTTCGCCGTCACCAAGCGCGACGGCCTGGTCATCGCCTGCGCGGCACTGCTGCCGCTGGGCGACGGCAGCGCCGCCGAGCTGGCCTGCGTGGCCGTGCACGCGGAGTATCGCGGCGGCGGCCGCGCGGCCGCGCTGCTTGCCCACCTCGAGACGCGTGCACGGCGTCAGGGCATCGCGAGCATTTTCGCGCTGACCACCGCCGCGCCGCACTGGTTCATCGAGCACGGCTTCGCCAAGACCGCGCCCGACGCACTGCCGGTGGCGCGGCGCGAGCTCTACAACTACCAGCGCAACTCACTCGTTCTGCAGAAGACCATCCCCGCATGA
- the bioA gene encoding adenosylmethionine--8-amino-7-oxononanoate transaminase: MSTDSDDLVRRSLAHVWHPCTQMKDHEWLPLVPVERAEGAWLYGPNGERYLDAVSSWWTNIFGHRHPHIVERLKTQLDTLDHAMLAGFTHPPVVELSERLAAITPGGLSRCMYADNGSSAIEVALKMSHHYWVNSGQPQRTRFIALSGSYHGETMGALAVSSTGLYRDAYKALLMEPIVVQAPDCGVMDPGTRAPGVSWEDHARRTFKEMEAALEAHAHETAAVIVEPMLQCAGGMRMWPPIYLKLLREACDRHGVHLIADEIATGFCRTGKLFACEWADIEPDFLCLSKGLTGGTLPLAVCMTNEQVYRAFYDDYSSGKAFLHSHSYTGNPLTCTAALATLDILEERDWPAHVRKLGQHLWNQVSELTRHPHVADVRQQGFVLAIDLAADGPGRVPYPAGERRGLRVYQHGLSQGALLRPLGNTVYFMPPYCVTEEEIDWMAGVAIEGIQRATAG, from the coding sequence ATGAGCACCGATAGCGACGATCTGGTGCGCCGCTCGCTGGCGCACGTCTGGCACCCCTGCACGCAGATGAAGGATCACGAGTGGCTGCCGCTCGTGCCCGTCGAGCGCGCCGAGGGCGCCTGGCTCTACGGGCCGAACGGCGAGCGCTATCTCGACGCCGTCAGCTCCTGGTGGACGAATATCTTCGGGCATCGCCACCCGCACATCGTCGAGCGCCTGAAGACCCAGCTCGACACCCTCGACCACGCCATGCTGGCCGGCTTCACGCACCCGCCGGTGGTCGAGCTCTCCGAGCGGCTGGCCGCCATCACGCCGGGCGGATTGTCGCGCTGCATGTACGCGGACAACGGCTCCAGCGCCATCGAGGTGGCGCTGAAGATGTCGCACCACTACTGGGTGAACAGCGGCCAGCCGCAGCGCACGCGTTTCATCGCGCTCTCGGGCAGCTACCACGGCGAGACCATGGGCGCACTGGCCGTGAGCAGCACCGGGCTCTACCGCGACGCCTACAAGGCGCTGCTCATGGAACCCATTGTCGTGCAGGCCCCCGACTGCGGCGTCATGGATCCGGGCACGCGTGCGCCCGGCGTGTCCTGGGAGGATCACGCGCGCCGCACCTTCAAGGAGATGGAGGCCGCGCTGGAGGCGCACGCGCACGAAACCGCAGCGGTCATCGTCGAACCCATGCTGCAGTGCGCCGGCGGCATGCGCATGTGGCCGCCGATCTATCTCAAGCTGCTGCGCGAGGCCTGCGATCGCCATGGCGTGCATCTCATCGCCGACGAGATCGCCACCGGCTTCTGCCGCACCGGCAAGCTCTTCGCCTGCGAATGGGCGGACATCGAGCCGGACTTCCTCTGCCTTTCGAAGGGACTGACCGGCGGCACACTGCCGCTGGCCGTGTGCATGACCAACGAGCAGGTCTACCGGGCCTTCTACGACGACTACAGCAGCGGCAAGGCCTTCCTTCACTCGCACAGCTATACCGGCAACCCGCTGACCTGCACGGCGGCGCTGGCCACCCTCGACATCCTGGAGGAGCGCGACTGGCCGGCGCATGTGCGCAAGCTGGGCCAGCACCTCTGGAACCAGGTGTCCGAGCTGACGCGGCACCCGCATGTCGCCGACGTCCGCCAGCAGGGCTTCGTCCTGGCCATCGACCTGGCCGCAGACGGCCCCGGGCGCGTGCCCTACCCGGCCGGCGAGCGGCGCGGGCTGCGCGTCTACCAGCACGGGCTGTCGCAGGGCGCGCTGCTGCGGCCGCTGGGCAACACGGTGTACTTCATGCCGCCCTACTGCGTCACCGAGGAAGAGATCGACTGGATGGCCGGCGTCGCCATCGAGGGCATTCAGCGCGCCACTGCGGGTTGA
- a CDS encoding CsgG/HfaB family protein — protein MSRPRSSPAARLLLLLALVLPAGCATQKIELTQSGREAIATLRELPAEARPRLVVAPLRDNTRTGQFSALEAGLATGDHNASAEDFLAGARDLLVTGLLNTEAFTLLERDELDELARERIMRAEQGETVSLENSLEGADLVLVAAISSFEPAGGGALPVPIPVGNDSFTIIWLRRGSSSLTMDLRVLDVASGRVVHSNAVRGAASRFSADLDAFIGIGSSYLALPGVIRYLDKTPLHAAMLKMVTLAVSEVGDAARDSAPAQPAVAR, from the coding sequence TTGTCGAGACCAAGGTCTAGCCCCGCGGCGCGTCTGCTCCTGCTGCTCGCCCTTGTACTACCGGCAGGCTGCGCCACGCAGAAGATCGAGCTGACGCAGAGCGGCCGCGAGGCCATTGCCACGCTGCGCGAACTGCCGGCGGAGGCACGGCCGCGCCTCGTGGTGGCGCCGCTGCGCGACAACACCCGCACCGGCCAGTTCTCGGCGCTGGAGGCCGGGCTGGCCACTGGCGACCACAACGCCAGCGCTGAGGATTTCCTCGCCGGCGCGCGCGATCTGCTGGTGACGGGGCTGCTCAACACCGAGGCCTTCACTTTGCTCGAGCGCGACGAGCTGGATGAGTTGGCGCGCGAGCGCATCATGCGCGCCGAGCAGGGTGAGACGGTCAGCCTGGAGAATTCGCTGGAAGGCGCCGACCTGGTCTTGGTCGCGGCCATCAGCAGCTTCGAGCCGGCGGGTGGCGGTGCGCTACCGGTGCCGATCCCGGTGGGCAACGACAGCTTCACCATCATCTGGCTGCGCCGCGGCAGCTCCTCGCTGACGATGGATCTGCGCGTGCTGGATGTGGCCAGCGGCCGGGTCGTGCACAGCAACGCCGTGCGCGGCGCCGCCAGTCGTTTCTCGGCGGACCTCGATGCTTTCATCGGTATCGGTAGCAGTTATCTGGCGCTGCCGGGGGTGATCCGCTATCTCGACAAGACGCCGCTGCATGCGGCCATGCTGAAGATGGTGACGCTGGCCGTCAGCGAGGTCGGCGACGCCGCGCGCGACAGTGCTCCGGCTCAACCCGCAGTGGCGCGCTGA
- a CDS encoding CsgG/HfaB family protein: MVKRMHLLAVSLLVALLAGCAGSSAQVVSSSGTAPTISQAQQQPIEGEQRRIAVSRFDMRAGPDVGLALSDFLTDALFNSGRFIVLERARLDEVREEQALQSGAEFRADTAAEVGQFEGAELLIRGAVVAFEPDCSGFSLLFGGTGKACITMNLRIIDVETGRVVNATTVEATSRSNQVGIFFARGQLPIGLGTYSKTPMETALRNAIDAAVRHIVETKV, encoded by the coding sequence ATGGTCAAGCGGATGCATCTTCTGGCGGTTTCCCTGCTCGTGGCGCTGCTCGCCGGCTGTGCGGGTTCCTCGGCGCAGGTGGTCAGTTCCTCGGGCACGGCCCCGACGATCTCGCAGGCGCAGCAGCAGCCGATCGAAGGCGAGCAGCGCCGCATCGCGGTCAGCCGCTTCGACATGCGCGCCGGCCCCGACGTCGGCCTGGCGCTGTCGGATTTCCTGACCGACGCGCTCTTCAACAGCGGGCGTTTCATCGTGCTCGAGCGCGCGCGGCTCGACGAGGTGCGCGAGGAGCAGGCGCTGCAGTCGGGCGCCGAGTTCCGCGCCGATACGGCGGCCGAGGTCGGCCAGTTCGAGGGCGCCGAGCTGCTCATCCGCGGCGCGGTGGTCGCCTTCGAGCCCGACTGCTCCGGCTTCTCGCTGCTCTTCGGCGGCACCGGCAAGGCCTGTATCACGATGAATCTGCGCATCATCGACGTCGAGACCGGCCGCGTCGTCAATGCCACCACGGTTGAGGCGACCTCGCGCTCGAATCAGGTCGGCATCTTCTTCGCGCGCGGTCAGCTGCCGATCGGGTTGGGCACCTACAGCAAGACGCCCATGGAAACGGCGCTGCGTAACGCGATCGATGCGGCCGTGCGACACATTGTCGAGACCAAGGTCTAG
- a CDS encoding 16S rRNA (uracil(1498)-N(3))-methyltransferase, whose product MPRIYISTELTANARLRIEGDAFNHTVRVLRLRSGDALTVFNGDGHEYPAHIEVIERQHALLALSAPEQPEVESPLATTLLQAVSKGERMDWALQKATELGVTRIRPIITARCNVKLDTKRWQKKMAHWQGVITSACEQSGRLRLPELLPVAELQAALAEVGPGLRLTLDFGGGAALPRQAPEDGVTLLVGPEGGLSEEEIASARAAGFHGWRIGPRVLRTETAPVAALALLQQRYGDLGGTQ is encoded by the coding sequence ATGCCACGCATCTATATCTCGACAGAGCTGACCGCGAACGCGCGCCTCCGTATCGAGGGCGACGCCTTCAATCACACCGTGCGCGTCCTGCGCTTGCGTTCCGGCGACGCGCTCACCGTCTTCAACGGCGACGGGCACGAGTACCCCGCGCATATTGAAGTGATCGAGCGCCAACATGCCCTGCTCGCGCTGAGCGCACCCGAGCAGCCTGAGGTGGAATCACCGCTGGCCACGACGCTGCTGCAGGCTGTGAGCAAGGGCGAACGCATGGACTGGGCGCTGCAGAAGGCCACCGAACTGGGCGTGACGCGCATCCGGCCGATCATCACCGCGCGCTGCAACGTCAAGCTAGACACCAAGCGCTGGCAGAAGAAGATGGCGCACTGGCAGGGCGTCATCACGAGCGCCTGCGAGCAATCCGGCCGCCTTCGTCTGCCCGAGTTGCTGCCAGTGGCCGAGTTGCAGGCGGCGCTGGCTGAAGTCGGCCCAGGCCTGCGTCTGACACTGGATTTCGGCGGCGGCGCCGCCCTACCGCGACAGGCGCCAGAGGACGGCGTCACGCTGCTGGTCGGCCCCGAGGGGGGGCTGAGCGAGGAGGAGATCGCCAGCGCCCGCGCCGCCGGCTTTCACGGCTGGCGCATCGGCCCGCGCGTGCTGCGCACTGAGACGGCGCCGGTGGCAGCCCTGGCGTTGCTGCAGCAACGTTACGGCGACCTCGGCGGCACTCAGTAA
- a CDS encoding alpha/beta hydrolase family protein, with protein MRPQTLVLLLAGALLAGCAQHVNAPAERTPLPETRFRVEQGVVFREGADGAQPLHADLYTPITLGPYPTVLAVPGGDWEGGHPKDMRFLAEYLAQRGLAVMAIQHRGAGDGIGLSEQLQDLHAALRWIRSNASAHRLDTERLAVLGFESGGHLGAMLGLAQSARRPLPDLPRDASLPPVRAVVAGGAALNLLPAGDRPEVRRLLPDTSEKTLRKASPVFVAHAEAPPFFFFHGDRDGRWPIAGAEAMLAELDQFGVRAELYRMKGRGHTTTYLTVSSALAAAAEFLWRELERY; from the coding sequence ATGCGACCTCAAACGCTTGTCCTCCTGCTCGCCGGTGCGTTGCTCGCGGGCTGCGCCCAGCACGTCAACGCGCCCGCTGAGCGTACGCCGCTTCCGGAGACGCGCTTCCGCGTCGAGCAGGGCGTGGTCTTCCGCGAGGGCGCCGACGGCGCCCAGCCATTGCACGCTGACCTCTACACGCCCATCACCCTGGGGCCCTATCCCACCGTGCTCGCTGTTCCCGGTGGAGACTGGGAAGGCGGTCATCCCAAGGACATGCGCTTTCTCGCCGAGTATCTGGCGCAGCGCGGCCTGGCAGTGATGGCCATTCAGCACCGCGGCGCGGGTGATGGCATCGGGCTGTCAGAGCAGCTGCAGGATCTTCACGCTGCGCTGCGCTGGATACGCAGCAATGCCTCCGCACATCGGCTGGATACCGAGCGGCTGGCTGTGCTCGGCTTCGAGTCCGGCGGGCATCTCGGTGCCATGCTCGGCCTAGCGCAAAGCGCGCGCCGGCCGTTGCCGGATCTGCCGCGCGACGCCTCGCTGCCGCCCGTGCGCGCGGTGGTGGCTGGTGGCGCGGCGTTGAATCTGCTGCCGGCTGGTGACCGGCCGGAGGTACGCCGATTGCTGCCCGATACCTCCGAGAAGACGCTGCGAAAGGCGTCGCCGGTCTTCGTCGCGCATGCCGAGGCGCCGCCCTTCTTCTTCTTCCACGGCGACCGCGACGGCCGTTGGCCCATCGCCGGCGCCGAGGCGATGCTGGCCGAGCTGGATCAATTCGGTGTGCGCGCCGAACTCTATCGCATGAAGGGGCGCGGTCACACCACGACCTATCTGACCGTCAGCAGCGCGCTTGCCGCCGCGGCCGAGTTCCTCTGGCGCGAACTGGAGCGTTACTGA